The Streptomyces sp. NBC_00224 genome contains the following window.
CCCTTGCCCGCCCCGAGAAGCTCAACGCGCTCACCTTCGGGGCTTACGCCGACCTCCGCGATCTGCTCGCCGAGCTCGCCCGGGAGCGGGCCGTGCGCGCCCTGGTGCTCGCGGGCGAGGGGCGCGGCTTCTGCTCCGGCGGCGACGTCGACGAGATCATCGGCGCCACGCTCTCCATGGACACCGCCCAGTTGCTCGACTTCAACCGGATGACCGGCCAGGTCGTACGGGCCGTGCGCGAATGCCCCTTCCCGGTGATCGCGGCGGTCCACGGCGTCGCGGCCGGTGCGGGCGCGGTTCTCGCGCTGGCCGCCGACTTCCGTATCGCCGATCCCTCCGCCCGGTTCTCCTTCCTGTTCACCAAGGTCGGCCTCTCCGGCGGCGACATGGGCGCGGCCTATCTGCTGCCGCGCGTCGTCGGGCTCGGCCACGCCACCCGTCTGCTGATGCTCGGCGAGCCGGTCCGCGCCCCCGAGGCCGAACGGATCGGCCTGCTCAGCGAGCTCACCGAGGAAGGGCAGGCCGACGCGCGCGCCGCCGAGCTCG
Protein-coding sequences here:
- a CDS encoding enoyl-CoA hydratase family protein; translation: MSPFPSSAPRTENWRHLRLSMADGVATVTLARPEKLNALTFGAYADLRDLLAELARERAVRALVLAGEGRGFCSGGDVDEIIGATLSMDTAQLLDFNRMTGQVVRAVRECPFPVIAAVHGVAAGAGAVLALAADFRIADPSARFSFLFTKVGLSGGDMGAAYLLPRVVGLGHATRLLMLGEPVRAPEAERIGLLSELTEEGQADARAAELARHLAAGPALAYAQTKALLTAELDMPLAAAVELDAATQALLMNGQDYAEFHAAFTEKRPPKWQGR